A segment of the Staphylococcus ratti genome:
TGCTAATGAGGCTCAAGGCAAGCATCTTATTACCACTAAAATCGAGCACCATTCTGTCTTGCATGTGTTTGAATACCTCGAAACACAAGGCTTTGAAGTCACATATTTAGATGTGAATGAAGAAGGACTTGTTGATTTAAACGCATTAAAACAACAGTTACGCCCAGATACAACACTTGTATCTATCATGTTTGTAAATAATGAAGTGGGGACAGTCCAACATGTTTATGACATTCAAGAAATATTAAAAACACATCGTGCTTATTTTCATATGGATGCTGTTCAAGCGATAGGTCATTTGCCTGTAGATGTTGAAGATTTACAAGTAGATGCATTAAGTTTAACTGCGCATAAATTTGGAGGGCCTAAAGGTGTTGGTGCACTCTACGTAAAAAATGGAACAGCCATACAGTATTTACAACAAGGTGGCGAACAAGAGACGAAACGTCGTGCAGGAACAGAAAATGTCGCTCAAATCGTTGGTCTAGCTACCGCAATGAAATTAGCAGATGCAGAACGAGATGAAAACCAAGTTCAAATTGCGCAATTGAAAGAGTTGTTACTTGTAAGTCTTCAAGAGCGTGCAATTCCTTTTGAGTACAATGGTTCTATGATTGATACGTCGAACCATATTATTAATTTATATTTCCCATTTGTAGATGTCGAAACGCTACTTACACTTTTGGATATGTCCCAAATCTATGTTTCATCCGGCTCAGCTTGTACAGCTGGTTCAACTATCCCATCACATGTTTTGTCTGCAATGTATGGCGCAGATGATAGAGTGACACACTCGATTCGCATTAGTATTAACGAAAATATGACAGAACGAGATATTAAAACAATTGTAGCTGAAATACAAAAAATATATTTGAGATTTAAGGAGGAATCATCTTGAGTAATGCAAACACACGTGTCGTTGTGGGAATGTCAGGAGGTGTAGACAGTTCCGTAACAGCACATTTATTAAAAGAACAAGGGTATGATGTCATAGGAATTTTTATGAAAAACTGGGATGATACTGATGAAAATGGCGTTTGTACCGCAACAGAAGACTACAATGATGTGATAGAAGTCTGTAACCAAATTGGCATCCCTTATTACGCTGTCAACTTTGAAAAAGAATATTGGGATAAAGTATTCACATACTTTTTAGATGAATATAAAAAAGGTCGTACACCTAACCCTGATGTAATGTGTAACAAAGAAATT
Coding sequences within it:
- a CDS encoding cysteine desulfurase family protein codes for the protein MGIYADYAATTPTKPEVIEAMMKIYETHYGNPSSIHAQGRDARRFLDESRRTVAQCLNAQPNEIIFTSGATESNNTAIKGIAFANEAQGKHLITTKIEHHSVLHVFEYLETQGFEVTYLDVNEEGLVDLNALKQQLRPDTTLVSIMFVNNEVGTVQHVYDIQEILKTHRAYFHMDAVQAIGHLPVDVEDLQVDALSLTAHKFGGPKGVGALYVKNGTAIQYLQQGGEQETKRRAGTENVAQIVGLATAMKLADAERDENQVQIAQLKELLLVSLQERAIPFEYNGSMIDTSNHIINLYFPFVDVETLLTLLDMSQIYVSSGSACTAGSTIPSHVLSAMYGADDRVTHSIRISINENMTERDIKTIVAEIQKIYLRFKEESS